In Calliopsis andreniformis isolate RMS-2024a chromosome 6, iyCalAndr_principal, whole genome shotgun sequence, a single genomic region encodes these proteins:
- the LOC143180751 gene encoding AN1-type zinc finger protein 2A, giving the protein MEFPNLGEHCSENSCNRLDFLPLKCDACSAIFCTEHISYNNHSCPSAYKKDVQVPVCPLCNAPVPTKRGDPPDIAVGQHIDNECQSDLRKHKIFSNRCSSKGCKIKEIVQVRCSDCGQNFCLKHRHPTDHACIGQEEAIRRRRIDALKNNLKTNRRNGEIMKNYQGNMSEDEALARALQASMQDEDTARRQALETVSSTNRDRCRLS; this is encoded by the exons ATGGAATTTCCAAACTTAGGCGAACATTGTTCTGAAAACAGTTGTAATCGATTGGACTTTTTACCACTTAAATGCGATGCTTGCTCCGCAATTTTTTGTACAGAACACATatcgtataataatcatagctgtCCAAGTGCTTACAAGAAAGATGTTCAAGTGCCAGTGTGTCCCCTTTGTAATGCACCAGTACCTACAAAACGTGGTGATCCTCCAGACATTGCAGTTGGACAACATATAGACAATGAGTGTCAATCAGATCTTAGAAAGCATAAAATTTTTTCCAATAG atgTTCATCAAAGGGAtgtaaaattaaagaaattgttCAAGTACGTTGTTCTGATTGTGGTCAGAATTTTTGTTTGAAACATAGGCACCCAACAGATCATGCATGTATAGGCCAAGAAGAAGCTATCCGAAGAAGAAGAATTGATGCTTTAAAAAATAATCTTAAAACAAATAGGAGGAATGGTGAAATTATGAAAAACTATCAAGGCAATATGAGTGAAGATGAAGCTCTTGCCAGGGCTCTTCAGGCTTCTATGCAGGATGAAGATACAGCTAGGCGACAAGCACTTGAAACTGTCTCTTCCACAAATAGAGATAGGTGCAGACTCTCTTAA
- the LOC143180750 gene encoding RNA transcription, translation and transport factor protein-like, which translates to MFKRRLNALGYVEWDKVNINDPQHFRKVTVWLEDQKIRQYAIQDRKQLRDLKNENWPNVFAKYCADIQCPVSGDMLNQLEWLIGHAIWLEAQNNSDEYSKEVKELKLKMKKEAQVPRLKSKNPLDNLDFDSPDFKSGTYSIAKLFQIPQHPNHLVTLKACSKLVQRRLVSECLKDPNSKIVRGKPFPIMNVAPGFHLSNPALDNAAKVLALLYIQDIRNLQTKINEVIVRVQNITANPKTDTKLGKVGK; encoded by the exons ATGTTTAAGAGAAGACTTAATGCTCTTGGTTATGTGGAATGGGACAAAGTTAATATAAACG ATCCACAGCATTTTCGTAAAGTAACAGTTTGGTTGGAGGATCAGAAGATACGTCAGTATGCTATCCAAGATCGAAAACAATTGCGTGACTTGAAGAATGAAAATTGGCCTAATGTTTTTGCAAAATATTGTGCAGACATTCAATGTCCTGTTTCGGGTGATATGTTGAATCAACTTGAATGGCTAATAGGACATGCAATCTGGTTAGAAGCACAGAATAATA gTGATGAATATTCCAAAGAAGTAAAAGAGCTAAAACTGAAAATGAAGAAAGAAGCACAAGTACCTCGACTTAAATCTAAGAATCCATTGGATAATTTAGATT ttgACAGTCCAGACTTCAAAAGTGGAACATATTCCATTGCAAAGTTGTTCCAAATACCACAGCATCCAAATCATCTAGTAACATTGAAAGCTTGCAGCAAATTGGTGCAAAGAAGGTTAGTTAGTGAATGCTTGAAGGATCCAAACTCCAAAATTGTCAGAGGAAAACCATTCCCTATAATGAATGTTGCTCCTGGTTTTCATTTGAGCAATCCTGCATTAGATAATGCGGCCAAAGTTCTAGCTCTTTTGTATATTCAAGACATTAGAAACTTGCAGACGAAAATTAATGAAGTAATTGTCCGTGTGCAAAATATCACAGCTAATCCTAAGACAGACACTAAATTAGGAAAAGTtggaaaataa